The DNA region AAATATCTTTTTGAAACTTTAAGAGAGAAAATTCAACCGTTTTTAATCAACAAAAAATTTAACTCTCTAAAAATTTATATTTCCAAACGAGCCGATGGCACTATAATAGGCGAATGCGTTTTTAATAATCAGCAATGGAACGATGGCCTTGACGAAATGACCAAACACGCAGAAACCTGGGTAGTGAAAGGTGACTTTATGGCCTTGAAACAAGTAATTATGTTCAGGAGATGCGACGTTTATGATGGTTTGTAGCGGCCACCAAATCCTCACATCAACTCATTATCCTTTTTAACATGATAAGCCTTGTACGATAAGTAAAACAAGGCCAAAGCTGGCAGAGCGCCAAGGATTACCCCAACTGTATTAGGCTTTGGATACGTAGCTACAATTTGCACAATAAACAATATAGTTGCTACTATGCCACCTATAAGGTAAAGATATTTGAATTTGGGGTTCATATGCTATACACATTTAACAACGCCATCTTGAACTTGTTTCAGGACCTCACAAATGGCTAACACTCGCTATTTTACTAAGCGTATACCTTGCATGTGGGGTCCCGAAACAAGTTCGGGATGACGCATTTATTTTATCAGGCCAGCTTACCGCTTCAACTCATATTTAGCAGGCACATCGGGTACCAATTTAAATACAGCGGCCGCAAGCGGTGGTATGGTAATTTTAATAGACTGGCTTTTACCATGCCAGCTTACCGGATCGCTGTTTACAGGCTCATAGTTAATGATGCCGCTGCCCCAGTATTTCTCGTTATCGGAGTTAAAGATCTCTTTCCACTTACCGGCAGCGGGTACGCCTATGCGATAATCGCGGCGCACAACAGGGGTCATGTTCAGGATGATCATCAGGTCGTTTTTAGTGTCATGCCCCATCCGGCGGTAAACCAGCATGGAATCGTTGGCATTGCCGCCGTCAACCCATTCAAAACCCTGGTGCGAAAAGGCCTTTTCATACAGCGCAGGCTCTGTACGGTATAAATGGTTCAACGCCTTAACCGTTTCGCTAATACCCTGGTGATTTGGATACTGCAGCACATGCCACTGTAACGATTTGCCGAAATCCCATTCATCGCCCTGCCCAAATTCGCCGCCCATAAAGAGTAGTTTTGAGCCGGGGTGTGTGAACATGTATCCGTACATCAGTCTCAGGTTAGCAAACTGCCTCCACTCATCGCCGGGCATTTTGCGTAGCATACTGCCTTTGCCATAAACAACCTCGTCATGCGAGAAAGGCAGCATAAAGTTTTCGGTAAAGGCATATATAGTACTAAAAGTTATCTCGTTATGATGATATTTACGATGGATAGGATCCTCATGAAAATAATCGATAGTGTCATGCATCCAGCCCATCATCCATTTCATCCCAAAGCCCAGGCCGCCTAAATAAACCGGGCGACTAACGCCTGTAAATGACGTAGATTCTTCAGCTATGGTTTGTACCGATGGAAAATGGCTGTAAACAGCTTCGTTAAATTCTTTCAGAAATGATATAGCTTCGAGGTTTTCGTTACCACCATACCTGTTAGCTTCCCATTCGCCATGCTTGCGCGAATAATCAAGGTATAACATTGAGGCCACCGCGTCAACGCGTAAACCATCGGCATGATACCTTTCCAGCCAAAACAGAGCGTTGCTGATCAGAAAAGCCCTTACCTCGTTGCGGCCGTAGTTAAAAATATATGATTTCCAGTCGGGGTGAAAACCTTTGCGGGCATCGGCATGCTCATAAAGGTGTGTACCGTCAAATTTATACAGCGCATGGATATCTCCCGGAAAATGCGAAGGCACCCAATCCAGGATTACACCGATGCCGGCTTTGTGAAATTCTTCAATCAGGTACATCAGTTGTTGTGGTGTACCGTAGCGTGATGCCGCTGCAAAATAACCACTTACCTGGTAACCCCAGCTCGGATAATACGGGTGTTCCATAATGGGCATGAACTCCACATGGGTGAAGCCCATTTCCTTTACATAAGGCACCATTTTTTCGGCAAGCTGAGTGTAAGTTAAAAACTCGTCCGGACTTTCGGGATTACGCGCCCATGAACCCAAATGCACTTCGTAAACCGAATATGGCCTGTCGAGCGCGTTATGTTCATGACGGTTCTGCATCCAATCCTGATCCTTCCACTCATAAAAAGTATCAGCAACTATAGAGGCAGTACGCGGCGGCAGTTCCCAGCGTAAAGCAAAGGGATCGCTTTTTTCCAGGTCTTCGCCGGTTGATGATTTGATATAGTATTTATACGTTTCGCCATTGCCAACATTTGGAATAAAACCTTCCCAAATACCCGATGAATCCCAGCGGGCATTCAAACTATGCGAACCGCGGTTCCAGCCGTTAAAGTTGCCAATTACCGCTACGTATTGTGCATTTGGAGCCCAAACGGCAAAATAAGTCCCAATAACACCCTGATATTCCACTACATGCGAGCCCAGTTTTTCATACAGCTTATAATGTTTGCCCGACTTAAATAAACTGATATCAAAATCCGTAAAACGGCTGTATGGTTCAACGGCTTTAAGCATTACAGGTTGCGGGGCAGTTTCTGTCGGGTTATTGGCATTCACCGCTTTCGGCTTAGCCGGCGCAGCTTTTTTAACGGCGGAAGGCTTCTCAGCAGCAGTCGATTTTGTTTTAACCGGCGCAGCTTTCTCTGCAACGACAGGCTTTTCGGCAGTTGCTGCTTTTGATTTAACTGCTTTTTTAGGTTCCGGGGCTCCTGTTTCAGGCGTTACTTTATCGGCTTTGACCTTAGTGACGGCTTTTTTTTCCTTTACAGGCTTTGTATCCGGTAAGGGGTTCTCGGTTTTAGTTGTTTTTTTGGCCATGATAT from Mucilaginibacter sp. SJ includes:
- the glgB gene encoding 1,4-alpha-glucan branching protein GlgB: MLKAVEPYSRFTDFDISLFKSGKHYKLYEKLGSHVVEYQGVIGTYFAVWAPNAQYVAVIGNFNGWNRGSHSLNARWDSSGIWEGFIPNVGNGETYKYYIKSSTGEDLEKSDPFALRWELPPRTASIVADTFYEWKDQDWMQNRHEHNALDRPYSVYEVHLGSWARNPESPDEFLTYTQLAEKMVPYVKEMGFTHVEFMPIMEHPYYPSWGYQVSGYFAAASRYGTPQQLMYLIEEFHKAGIGVILDWVPSHFPGDIHALYKFDGTHLYEHADARKGFHPDWKSYIFNYGRNEVRAFLISNALFWLERYHADGLRVDAVASMLYLDYSRKHGEWEANRYGGNENLEAISFLKEFNEAVYSHFPSVQTIAEESTSFTGVSRPVYLGGLGFGMKWMMGWMHDTIDYFHEDPIHRKYHHNEITFSTIYAFTENFMLPFSHDEVVYGKGSMLRKMPGDEWRQFANLRLMYGYMFTHPGSKLLFMGGEFGQGDEWDFGKSLQWHVLQYPNHQGISETVKALNHLYRTEPALYEKAFSHQGFEWVDGGNANDSMLVYRRMGHDTKNDLMIILNMTPVVRRDYRIGVPAAGKWKEIFNSDNEKYWGSGIINYEPVNSDPVSWHGKSQSIKITIPPLAAAVFKLVPDVPAKYELKR